A genomic stretch from Myxocyprinus asiaticus isolate MX2 ecotype Aquarium Trade chromosome 24, UBuf_Myxa_2, whole genome shotgun sequence includes:
- the LOC127415474 gene encoding neuropeptide Y receptor type 1-like, whose product MAMEKSRLSNISQASLFGDAFWAQGDCPTSLSSTTFLIVAYSTMLAVGLVGNTCLVLVITRQKEMHNVTNIFIVNLSCSDILVCLVCLPVTIIYTLMDRWILGEALCKVTPFVQCMSVTVSVFSMVLIALERHQLIIHPTGWKPVIRHSYLAVAVIWIVACFISLPFLSFNILTNSPLHNLSLPFNPFSDHFICIEQWPSEGNRLAYTTSLLLFQYCLPLALILLCYFRIFLRLSRRKDMVERTQGGRKKKAKGSKRVSAMLASIVAAFALCWLPLNVFNTVFDWNHEAIPVCQHDAIFSACHLTAMASTCVNPVIYGFLNNNFQKELKSLLYRCRCWGPPESYESFPLSTISTGITKGSILSNGSVSVNAYQPHKKNSLEQKEIV is encoded by the coding sequence ATGGCCATGGAGAAGTCTCGCCTGAGCAACATCTCCCAGGCTTCATTATTTGGAGATGCATTCTGGGCACAAGGTGACTGCCCAACCTCCCTCAGCAGCACCACTTTCCTCATCGTAGCTTACAGCACCATGCTAGCAGTGGGCTTGGTAGGCAACACTTGCCTGGTCTTAGTCATCACACGACAGAAAGAGATGCATAACGTGACCAACATCTTCATCGTCAACCTCTCATGTTCTGATATCCTCGTTTGCTTGGTATGTTTGCCAGTCACCATTATCTACACCCTCATGGATCGATGGATTTTGGGTGAAGCTCTGTGCAAGGTGACACCATTCGTCCAGTGCATGTCCGTGACGGTTTCAGTCTTCTCCATGGTACTCATCGCTTTGGAGAGACACCAGCTCATCATCCACCCAACCGGATGGAAGCCAGTCATTAGACACTCGTACCTGGCTGTAGCGGTTATCTGGATTGTAGCTTGTTTTATTTCCCTTCCATTTCTTTCATTTAACATCCTCACAAACTCGCCATTGCACAACCTCAGTCTTCCGTTTAACCCCTTTAGTGATCACTTCATCTGTATAGAACAGTGGCCATCTGAGGGGAATCGGCTAGCTTACACCACATCACTACTGCTTTTCCAGTACTGCTTACCGTTAGCGCTAATTCTACTCTGCTACTTCCGCATATTTCTGCGCCTCAGTCGACGCAAAGATATGGTTGAAAGAACGCAAGGCGGGCGCAAGAAGAAGGCCAAAGGCTCAAAGCGAGTCAGCGCCATGCTAGCCTCAATTGTAGCTGCATTTGCGCTGTGCTGGTTGCCACTAAATGTTTTTAACACAGTTTTTGATTGGAACCATGAGGCAATTCCAGTGTGCCAGCACGATGCCATTTTCTCAGCCTGCCACCTTACTGCTATGGCGTCGACTTGCGTTAACCCTGTGATCTATGGGTTTCTAAACAATAACTTCCAGAAGGAGCTGAAATCGCTTTTATACAGATGCCGCTGCTGGGGGCCTCCAGAGAGTTATGAGAGTTTCCCATTGTCCACCATCAGTACCGGCATTACAAAGGGGTCCATCCTTAGCAATGGCTCAGTCAGCGTCAATGCCTATCAGCCACACAAGAAAAACAGTTTAGAACAGAAAGAGATTGTTTAA